tttctaaattttatatgaatttttgaaaattgggaaaatctcagttttcgttgttcttttttctttcaaatttttggtgtgCAATCGTTTTAAATACTATTAGCCAACGCAATAGTTTTCTCGAAATgtggcaaaaactcagtaattgccactATTGAACCgtcaagtttaaaacaattttagtgtttgaaaagttttactatgatatttggtagTTTCGAAACCATATAACAGAGGAGAGccttttttgccggtttgccgatttgccggaaattttcatttccggcggttgccgatttgccgattttccattCGCCGGATATAAATTTGTCGGAAGTTTCTAGGGAGATTTTTTATATGacggaaacatttaaaactgtacctttttgaaatgttttcccgttttctttgtatattttttttgaatttcattaaatttgaaattctgaaatttagcacagtttgccgattgccgtttttctgaaatttttgtaaaatagatCTCACCTTCGAATGTTCAATTCTCTTATGCTCAATTGGAACATACGGTACTCCTGCCATTTTTGCAATATGCTTCTCactctttttcatttcatccaACCTTCCTTTATTATGCAACCATGTCGGAGACTCTGGGAACACGAATACAATAATAATTAGAGCTGGAAGAGCAGCCACTGCACATGCAATCGATGACATTCTCCATTCGGGTAATGCCATTGCGATTAGGGTCATCATAAGACGAGCTACTCCCTGAAAAGTTGGATTTCCTGATTTTAAGCGTCaagcatggtgcatcgaaggTTTCTTAaatacttttattttgaacatCAAGTATGAgatcgttttttaaatttaatttttgcaacaaaaaaaaaaagaaaaagcattTGTCTGGATTTTCAAATCAAGCCTGTCTgttaaaaaaagaatgaaatttttgagttgaagctcaaaaaatgccctttgcaagttttttattttcactgtGCAATTTATTTAGCAGTTGACATTTcataaactttattttctataccaaatgaaaaaaaacatgtgaaaTTTACCATCTGTAGCAACCATTATAACTGAGATCGTGGCGAAAcccatttataaaaaatcatgtgcctttaaacaggagtatcgatgcaccataacaGACGCTCCCTCATAGATTAAATGCACTATAAAAGTGACAAAAATCACATACCCAATTAAAGAATGCTCGCAGAGCCATTCTCTGTTGCGGCAGGAGCATTTCCATCACAAATGTGCACACAACTACAAGAGTTCCACCGACAGACAAGCCCAAAAAGAATCGGATTCCCAGAAGAACTTGGTAGTTTGGAGCCAATCctggaataattttatttgttaaaaaaaaattattttgaattttccactaACCCGTCACGAAATTCATGAGAATTCCAAGAGAAAGTGCAAAAACGGCGACAGGCTTCCGTCCAACAACATCTGAAACTGCTCCAAATGAAAATGTTCCACATAAAACGCCGGCAAATTGAATTTGTGAGAACAATGACTTCAAGTATGCAGATTTTCCACAAATCCAGTCATATTCCATTGCAGCTGACTTGAATGCCACGTTGACAAATGTTAAGTTGGATTTACATGATTCATAGACTGAACAGTCTGATGTTGGCTCCCCATTTcctgaaattatcaattttatttggGAAGcttagaaaaaatagatttcacGGTCAAGGCCTTGACTTGCAaggtttctttaaaattttatgttttacagatttgtcaaaaacagtttttatcttcaattttggataccaaattttggcaatttaatAAAAGTTAGTTCGTGTTTACAGAATATTATGTTACACACTGGTTACACTATATTTGTCGCacaaagattaaaaaaaacctgctCGTCAGATATGGCTTTTAATTTCTAAAGAAGGATTCTctgtcatttttaaaatgtaatgtACTACAATTTGGGGTGTCGGTGTTTGCAGAGATTGGTTTTCGAAGTTTCTTTTAGAAGTTTCTTTgtattcttattttcagaaatttggtaattttcgattcgaaaactgaaataatgaacattttcgcgtcaaatatgttctAGAAGTTTGTCTACTCAatgcaccatatttgacgcgcgaatttgaaaattttgtcagtttatttttatttagttgCAACTAGTtgtttgttgttttcaaacaaaatcagaaaataccgttttttttagtgatttcCCGGAAAAAAATGCGCGTAATTTAAACATCGATTTTGACgttcaaaatctaaaaaaaaatgcaggaatttttcctcgaaaaaatgtgacgtcagcacgctcttaaccatgcaaaattagttgaaaagtttGCGAAAAACTTTCATAAGTCTGGAtttctttcaataaaatttttataaaaatataaaaacaaaccGCATGTCCATTGTGGCACATAATtcgagaaaatcggaaaaatctgTTGTGAGGCgaagaaaatggagaattGCCAAGTGAGGAGAACGAGAAGGTGGAATCGATTAATATCGAACCACATCCTGAAAGTGTTCGAAATCGGTTTTGCGAATTTCtcactctctttttttttttgataaattgataGCAATTTTTGTGTTAACAGATATGAAAAGGATAGATGATGagaaaaattacactgatttaaGTAAAGAAGAGATTGgagtgaaaaacgaaaaagtccGTTTTTCTGATCTTTCTGGGGTTATTGGAGTAGGTTTTTATATATATTCTTTGGTTTTTAATAAGGACaccggtttttgaaaatgatgagaCTAatgttaaagaaaaaacttcgtctggaaaaaaacgtttccgTAAATTATAAAGGTTACCTAGTTGTTCCtctaattaaatttgaatttttggtacagaatttgattttaattctaaatttttagaccAACAAATATGggctggaattttgaaaatggtttcaaaacttcaaaactgtgaaaaaaaacgtatttagGAACATTTTTATACTTCAAAGTCAGTttattttggttaaaaatatgattttccgaatttttttaaagaaaaaactcaaattcaactaatttcctaatttttttaccAATACAAATTCACTATATAATTAAATATTCGGTATTTATGCAGAAATTTCGGATTTAAATTTagcttatttaattttttttttgatacggAATATTGTGAATAACAGGCGACATTAATATTTTagtatttgaatattttaaaaattagacaaattttataaattttttagaaggtATAATCGGTTATTACGGTATatttttggtacttgtgtacaCATTTGTACAAacattcatttattttgaaaataaacatttaatcgaatttttttctaccaatataccaaaaaaaagtttttttaattaaaaaaaaatacactgaaaaattcaaaaaacatacaTAATCGAGCCAAAACAAAATGTTCTATAAAtggatttttacaaaaaattccaactatCATATTAGTaacatttttggtaaaaccaaaaatatagaagagctaataaatttaaaactcaacTTTTATTACATTAATCGGCGGTCCTActtatccaaaattttaacaaatctaGTTGAGGAGATATAATGAGTTTTGTGACGTGGCAGGCGTGTGTATGTGTAAGGGGATTCGGTATGGCACAAAGCTTATCAAAACAGCTGTCAATTGTCAGATAATGAATCACAATCACAGAGACACGACAATGATTCTTTCCTCTCATTTAACTTTTGACCGATAAATAAACACACACAATCAACGAGAAACGTTTTCTTcgcttttctcaaaaattcaaaaatttatgctACAATGCTGGAACATAGAATTGAATTATTCTAGGTACTGTTTcgattgaaaatcattttatgtcaataaaatcattaaataagtttcagaaaatttcaaaacaatccactaaattcagaaaaaaatatgaatgtcCACGTACACAAgctttgtctgaaaaaatttttgagcgagaattatgaatttaaaaaattaaaaatcccgGCTCTACACGTTGACTACACAggttttttatcggaaaaacaaattttcaacaagattcagtaaataatttttaaaaaattaaacaaaattctaaataattcaaataaattctggaaaaaattagaatccCGGATTGTAAAGGTGGAGTACACAAAATTGAGGTGGCCTACAAAATGAAGACAAATTgggattttctaggccatgggcTTGTTAaataaagctgaaaaacttgaattttggaaaagatataaagaaataagaaatcaagaataacgaactcgtgaattttttttggaaacaaatatatatagaaaaagaaaaatgagagataAGGAGGGGGAGCTGTTATCAATAATTGACTGATTGGAAGAAATGGGTGCCCCCAACTGAAAAAGATGTGTTCAATGAGAGCAAAAACAACGGAAAATGATCAGGAAGAGAAAGAGAATGGGAGCGCACAAAAACAAGGAGCCGGACAAAATTCGAGCCAATTTTcggagggttactgtagttttctagGACGGGCACATAAATATTTtgctaaacaatttttttgctaaacacGGACaacaaaatttcgagtttCACGAAGATCTAGGCcaactttcaacaaaattaataagatagaaaactcggccatttTTTTCCACGGCCACGTATAccatttattctcaaaaaatttgaaaccccTGTCAAAGaaaatgcgctctattgagaagTCCACAAATTTATGTTTCGTGGCGAGAAgagaaaactaggccaccaaaaatgttaataTATTTAGTAATTTGGGAACTAACGGGctaaagtaaattttaaaaaaatcagtgaagcTTGGCCACCgatattttattcagaaaaaaaattaaaatttttatttacaaagtGCGGCCTATTGagaaattctctaaaaaatctgggaaaaaatattcaaatttccagcttaTCACACTCTAACTAGGATGAATTGCTGGCCGAGTTTTTgcgttttctaggccacgtggCAAAAATAGAACATTATTGCACTGCACAATATTTTACTATAAccaaaaaacaagagaaaaaattgttttaactttttttgggaGAAGTGTACAAAGTTTAGTTTTTGTCACTTGTTCTCCTTTTCTTCCGCCGCCCATAAACatctaatggggttattcaagtagtgtcggaaaattaaaaagtgtagaaaaattacgtcacaactgtatttaaatacattttgctacattactttAATAACCCCATAAGTTTTTGCAAGTTATAGAGACAAAAAGACTGgaggaaaacataaaaaataatgattaaaGGGACAACCGGCcaggaaagaaaaaacatatgaAGATGGGCAATAAAATGTGTGGTGATAAGCGTTGAATAGGCTCTCCaaataaactaaaaactaGGCGTTAGGGTGCTTATTTATTAGTTTGGATTTTTAAGGGGGATGCTCTTTTTGCAAGTTTGCAggtctttcaaaaaatcgcaaaaacctcactgtttttaatatattttgtaGTATTTTGTTGTTTCTACTAATTTTCATATCGAAATTTCTAATAATCCAACTGAATACATATTTtaatacatattttaaaatgtttttttaggaaaaaaatagttgaaaacaatgggtaaaattttcaaaaagtacgaaaaattctttgaaaacgGGCTAAAATTTTGCCGTCCaattcctaacgagacccagcGTTTAGGGGTGGTGCAACCTTATTACGGGAGCATaatattctgagaatgcgtattgggcaacatatttgacgagcaaaataaattataactatatctcgtagcgaaaactacagtaattctttaaatgactactgtagtgtcgatttacggggtcaatttttgaaattaattgcaTAAATCATTTGTTCATCTATAGAATATTAAagttaagcaaaaaaaaagaaaaaagttatacGACGAAACgaagaaattcattttaaaaatcaagcccgtaaatcgagctacagtagtcatctaaagaattactgtagttttcgctacgagatattttgcgcgtcaaatatgttgtgcaatacgcattattagaattttgtgttctaaTGTAATATATTCAGATCGAAAGAgacaaatttatttcaaattctgcaagtactcttttaaaaattcgaaaatcatcACTGTAAAAATGTGTGGAGcgaagttttttattttttgatgggaattacacacacacaaaccGCCACCGGCAAACATAAGTCAATCGGATTAAACAGATTTAAATTGTAAATGGTAgaatttcaaacgaaaaaattgccggaaacctaaaaaaaaaattccagaacatGGGGGGAAACTTTGGTCTCATAATCAGCAAGAAAAGTGATAAGGGATCACTTTCTTTAATGGGACGCCGCCGCCGGCCAGTGGAAAAGGTTAAAAATGCAATGTGACAAAAAAATGAtgctgatttttcatttttatggtATGTTTATTACAGACTTTGTAACTCTGAAAAAGGGCGTTACATAtagatattttgatttctttctttgctggaaaataaaattaaaagtaagGTCTCGGCGCGcgaattgtatttttttcttttgcctTTCAATGTGGAATagtttttgcttcaaaaaattcaaaaaaaaacgtctgaaattcaaaaagaatcattaaaaaaacgataaaatcgataaaatccttccaaaaaagaactaccaatcagcgattcgttACGCCCAAATCTCAACCAATCAGACGGAATGGGCGGAGTTAAAGAATGCTGATTGGGTGGAAAGTAGGCGGAgtgaatcgctgattggtcttgcAGTTCTCATTTTATCTGGAGGGAATTCTCAAATGagaactgcgaccaatcagcgacttcGAACTCCGTACACTCCATCGTTGATTGGTCGCATTTCTCcgtgttttttaattgaatttttcttgtttttttgtggattttttaagccaaaatggataaaaaataaaaagaaaaaagaaaaacccaaaaaaaaagtattttttttaattgataaaaatatataaaagctgattttttcaaaaattcaaaagtcctggaaaatcatatggagtcattcttttttatttcccaCTCCATCGTTGATTGGTCGCATTTCTCcgtgttttttaattgaatttttcttgttttttgttgtggattttttaagccaaaatggataaaaaataaaaagaaaaaagaaaaaacccgTGGCATCATAAATTTCGCATTGTCACGTGGCATTGTTTATTTTCCGTTCggacaaaaaataatgaaaaaaatattatttccaaTTCGATCCCGATGAAAAGTTGCAGAAGTTGTAAGGAAAATCCTGAAGTGCAGAGAAAACGAGCCGAGAAGCCGTGGCGACGGGCTCCGAAGGCCAAATCAGAAGTCGAAAAGCATGGAATCGGTCCACCGGACAGTGATTCAGGGGAGGAAATATCATTTCCTTGGTATAATGTGACCGGTAAGTGAGTCATCTCGACTTTTTCGGAAATAAGCTGAGAGGCTTATATTTCTTTTTGTCGCATTTCATGAACTTTCAGCCAGTTTCAGTTATTACTCAGATGTcaaactttttcgtttttttgaaCTCGAAAATACGATCCCGACGcgacaatttttgtaatatGCAAAAAGGcgtgcgcctttgaagagtactgtaacttccTAACTTCCACCACGATTTTCATCGATTATTCATGGATTGTCTCCCGtttccgcaatttttaaatgtgttttattttgtttaaaaaaaatagcgtcttgtgcaacatatttgacgcacaaaatatctcttaagttagcgaaaactacagtaattctaattcttttttttccattttcattcgTTTCTTCGcataattttctcatttttatttttattttaatattttagcGATAgtaaagtaaaattttaatccatccgagcccgtaaatcgactacagtagtcatttataaagttactgtagctttcgttacaagatattttgcgcgtcaaatatgttgtgtgaGACGCATTATCATAATTCTGTGTTGTAGTAATAGTTTTAGTAAtagtttttcgtcaaaaaatgttcttgaaaagtaaatgaaaactgaaaattccgcTTTGCAGTTAGAGTtactatttaaaggcgcatacacAATTTTGCattcaaccaaaatttttcgtgtcgagacctggtatCGTACGTTTCCCAAGTGTTTATGTGCAAAGGTTACCCATCATAATCCTTTTTTGCTCCGTCTTTTTGCACCACACCCAAAAAAAGCAAGAAAGAGCTCATAACCATAGAGCAATGTCTCTCTGTCTGTCTTTCTTTGTGAGCTTTTCATGTGTATGTGTCCTATTTAGAAGCACTGCATTTTCTTTCCCTCCTCCACGTCTTCCGGCTCTCTcggtccccccccccccccccccaactATTCCCGATTGCGAAACACGAGCTCTTCGGGAACCGAGCCCCCACTTCCAATTCTTCGTGTCCCTCATTTTATTGCCGCATTCCGGCGAGTCTTCTTTAGTTTCAGTCGTTTGAACATTTGTTCTCGagaaattcgataatttttattaggGAAAAGTAGGTTTCAAATCGAAAACTCGGCTTAAATCGTtgaatttgaaggaaaaatttaataaatagtgtctaaaattatagaaaattatgCAAAGCTTTGACAAAGCTTTGCAAAGgcgagaaatcaaaaattgaatttttctagacTTGTCTAATTGCCTCTGATATGTTTTGACCTACAATTGACCTACGATCTCAGGCGGGCGCGCAcgaattcatatttttgtttcgCGAAGTTTctctcattttgtttttccttCGCTATCATTTTAGGTGGTTTTCGGGTTGACTCAGCCGGTTTTTggccagttttttttgttttaagttaatttttcttattttgtcacaatttctttttgattaatggcaaataattattataatctgaacattttgctttgaaactcgaaaaaatctagaaaaagaATAATTGTATCGTAGtcgttttctgatttttacaTGGAATTCAAGTCAATATTcatgttttttaatgaaaaaacatgaattttctCCAAGAAACGATTATTCATTTAAAGGAACATACGTGCCTGCTGAGCTCGTGTCTCGTAGCGAAATTTGTATCGTAGTCGTTTCcgcattttttagtttttagaccttttcaagaaattttctctgtttttcgCTTCAGAAAAGATCCATTTTCGCGAACATTTCtaccattttttttacaaaattatccTGTTACATCGATTTTGATCGATATCATCAAAATACACTAGTTTTCTCCTCCAAAACCGTCTGTTTTACATTTCTGGAGCCCACGTTTCTGACCGTTTCGCTCCGTAATCCGTTGGAAGAAGCACTCCTTTGTGTGTCCAGACCCACCCGTCCATGCTGTGTCCATCGAGCGGTCGCCTGTCTGCGTTTCTTCACTCCCCTCGCCTATTTCATCCGTTTTCCTCCCTCTACTCCCCCTTCGAACGCAATTTTCGCGCCAATTTCCCAGCAGCAGCAGCGGCAGTACTCGCCATTTCATAACATCTCCCCCGCCACTGACTAATGTTTTCCGATAGTTTATCATTTTCTTTCATGGGATATGAACAATTGTTTCCTTTATTCTTACGCTCTAATTAACTCGAATCCAATTAAtttgttattattttcaggtaaaatgcTTGTCGTCGGGATGCATGTGGAAATCAAGCGGAGCGACGGCCGCATCCACGGTGCCGTAATCGCCGAAGTTAAGTCGAACGGCCGGTTTATGGTGGAATGGTATGAGAAGGTGAGTCGCATCCTTCGAGAAGACCATCACTCGTCACAGAATCATGCATTTCGGATGTGATGCCGAACCAAAAATCATGCATTTGGCATTGTGTACtttctttcttctcttttttctcttgcaatctttcacattttcagggCGAGACAAAAGGAAAGGAATCCTCGTTGGAAGAACTTCTCACGCTGAACCCATCACTCCAAGCACCGAAGCCTACGCCGCCGCCACAGCCTCCTCAAAAAACGCTTCAAGCGTCAACTGCTGTCAACAGACAAAACGGGATCCATGCGCAGAGCATGATACTCGATGACGAGGATACATTCCTCTTGGATCATATCAACATGATTCCGGCTAAAGGTTTGTTGGAGAGTTCTGGTTtaatatgaaacaaaaattgattttcaggtgCTTCTGCCAACAAACGACCAACGGGAGCTTTCACGCAGCACGTTCCTGTTCGTATGGCTCCTCCATCCGAAAAGCCTCTCCCGACTCGTCGTGCTCCGTCACCGAAGGA
The nucleotide sequence above comes from Caenorhabditis elegans chromosome III. Encoded proteins:
- the K11D9.3 gene encoding Major facilitator superfamily (MFS) profile domain-containing protein (Confirmed by transcript evidence) gives rise to the protein MWFDINRFHLLVLLTWQFSIFFASQQIFPIFSNYVPQWTCGNGEPTSDCSVYESCKSNLTFVNVAFKSAAMEYDWICGKSAYLKSLFSQIQFAGVLCGTFSFGAVSDVVGRKPVAVFALSLGILMNFVTGLAPNYQVLLGIRFFLGLSVGGTLVVVCTFVMEMLLPQQRMALRAFFNWGVARLMMTLIAMALPEWRMSSIACAVAALPALIIIVFVFPESPTWLHNKGRLDEMKKSEKHIAKMAGVPYVPIEHKRIEHSKTVMEMLQTKGLMSRLFVLWSMWFVASICGYATDLNSNTISGDLFVNQILFSILIAVSKMILVVFDTHVPSFRRRTLHQGAQLVVCICFLILTFMTFNGYTGLAFLIVNLIGTVFIEYTWDACYLCAVESMETACRASATGTCSLVARIGAILAPMLNYANLWWPPSVYLTVVLLGTINLIISYFFLVETKNVNLDNVHIDPSSEEGTPMIDEKPAQKTSE